The Microbacterium phyllosphaerae region CCAGATCGATCAGCGGCATGCTGCGCACAGGATCCACGTGTGCGGCAGTGCCCGACCAGCCGTGCAGTCCGGCGATCACGTCGCGCAGAAGGTCATCGATCTGGCGGTCGCGCAGCGGATCATGGGTCTTCACCTGCCCCGTGATCACGTGCGAGGCGCGCCGCTGCGCGGCCAGCACCTCTTCGACTCCGAGTTCGACGCGTCGGCCGACGGCGTCGAGCTCGGCGCGCTGAGAGCTGTCGAGGAGACGCGCGAACGGCTGGCTGAGGAGTCCGCTGAGCTGCTCGGTGAGGGCGTCGATGCGGTCAGGGTCTCCGATCAGGCGCAGAGCACCCGCGAACGCCCGCCCCTCCGCAGTCGACTGCATGACGTCCTGCGCGCGCTGCAGGTACTCGCGGAGCACCTCGCCGGTCGGCCGTTCGTCCCGGCGGAGGTGGGCGACGACATCCCGCTGCATGGCCTTGAGCGATTCGGCGACACGGGTGAAATCCGCGGGCAGCTCGCGTGCGAGGTGCAGGACGTTCTCCGCCTCCTCGAGGAGCTCGTCGTCGTCGAGCGGGTCTGCGCGCCCTGATTCCTCGACGCGCGAGATCTCGGCGTCGAGGAGGTCGCGCTCCGCATGGAGCCGAGCGAGACGGCGCACGGGGTCGGCCTCGGCGCTGTCCGAGAGGTGTTCGACGGCATCGAGCAGTGTGCGGACGCGGGAGTTCGACACTCGGGTGCGCCCTCCGCCGGTGCGACCGGAGATCTCCAGCGCCTCGACCGCGTGGGCCGAGAGACGGTAGACCTCGACCTCGTCGTCGATCTGCTGCACGAGCCAGCCGAGCCGAACCCAGTTGCGGCAGACGTCCCTGCCACTCCCCGACGGGATCCTGCGGTCGTCCTCGTCACCGGCGGCGCGGAGCTCGTCCATGACCTCGGCGAGCTCCGCATGCGCGTCGGCGATGGGCACGGACGCACGGTCGGCGGTGAACAGGATCGTGAGCGCTGCCACGACGAAAGGTGCGAACCGTCCGTGCAGGAGATCCAGGGTGGGTGTGCTGAAGGCGGCGACGGCGCGCGAGTACGCGGCTTCTGCTCGGGATCCAGTCACCCGATCGAGAGTAGTCGCGACGCCGTGCTCGTGCCGCCATGCCGTGGCCCCCGGGCGGGTCGGACGCGATGACCGTCACGCCGAGCGGACGTGGTCACTCACGTGCGCGAGGAACCGCGCGTGGAACCGAGTCTCACCGTCGACCTCCGGATGGAAGCTCGTTCCGAGCAGCCGCCCCTGCTCGACGGCGACGATTCCGCCATCGGGCAGCGTGGCGAGCACCTCGACGGGAGCTCCCGTGCGTTCGACGATCGGTGCGCGGATGAAGGTCGCGCGCACCGGCTGCTGCCCGAGCACCGGAACATCGAGTTCGGTCTCGAAGGACTCGGTCTGCCGGCCGAACGCGTTGCGCCGCACCGCGATGTCCATGCCGCCGAAGGACTGCTGCCCCTCGATGCCGTCCAGCACCTCGTCGGCCAGAAGGATCAGACCCGCGCAGGTGCCGTAGACCGGAAGCCCCGCAGCGATCGCAGCCCGGATCGGCTGCTGCATGCCGAAGGCGCGGGACAGCTTGTCGATCACGCTGGACTCCCCACCGGGGATCACGAGACCGTCGACGGCCGCGAGTTCTTCCGGCCGGCGCACCAGCGCCACCTCAGCGCCGAGCCCGCGGAGCAGGGCGGCGTGCTCGCGCACGTCGCCCTGCAGCGCCAGGACTCCGACCCGTGGGTTACCAGCCACGCTCGGCCAGGCGGTGCGGTGCGGGAAGATCCGAGACGTTGATGCCGACCATCGCCTCACCGAGTCCGCGCGAGACCTCGGCGATCACCTTCGCGTCGTCGAAGAACGTCGTCGCCTTGACGATCGCCTTCGCGCGTTCCGCAGGGTTGCCCGACTTGAAGATTCCGGAGCCGACGAAGACGCCGTCGGCGCCGAGCTGCATCATCATCGCGGCGTCGGCCGGAGTGGCGACGCCACCCGCGACGAACAGCACGACCGGGAGCGTGCCGGTCTCGGCGATCTCGGCGACCAGCTCATACGGGGCCTGCAGCTCCTTCGCGGCGACGAACAGCTCGTCCTTCGGAAGGGCGGTGAGCGCCGCGATCTCACCGCGGATCTTGCGGATGTGCTTCATCGCCTCTGAGACGTCGCCTGTTCCGGCCTCGCCCTTCGAGCGGATCATCGCCGCCCCCTCGTTGATGCGGCGGAGCGCCTCACCGAGGTTGGTGGCGCCGCAGACGAACGGCACGGTGAAGCCGAACTTGTCGATGTGGTTCACGTAGTCGGCGGGCGAGAGGACCTCGGACTCGTCGATGTAGTCGACGCCGAGCTCCTGCAGCACCTGCGCCTCGACGAAGTGGCCGATGCGAGCCTTGGCCATCACGGGGATGGACACCGCGTCGATGATGCTGTCGATCATGTCGGGGTCGCTCATGCGCGAGACACCGCCCTGGGCCCGGATGTCCGCGGGAACCCGCTCGAGTGCCATGACTGCGACCGCGCCGGCATCCTCGGCGATCTTCGCCTGGTCGGCCGTGACCACGTCCATGATCACACCGCCCTTGAGCATCTCGGCGAGACCGCGCTTGACGCGGGAGGATCCGGTGGTGGGCTGTTCGGTCATGAGAGCTCCTGTCGGGGAAGCACGATGTGCATGAGTGTGTCGAACGATGTCTCGTTTGATCTAGGCCAAACAGTATCACTGTCCACGACGACCTAGAATCGGTGAAGAGGACACATGAGCGACCAGATCACCGGAACGACCGCAGCCGACATCTCGGACAGCGTGCGCGACCTGCGCGACCGCGGAGTCCTGCGACCGGGCAGCGCGCTTCCCCCCGTGCGCGAACTCGCCACGACTCTCGGCGTGAACCGCAACACAGCTGTCGCCGCGTACCGTCAGCTCGCGCAGGCCGGAATCGTCATCTCGCGAGGGCGGGCAGGCACCGTCATCACGGGTCACGAGTCCGTCGCGCAGGAGGGCTACGCCTCAGACACCGTGCTGCGGGATGTCGGCACGGGCAACCCTGACCCTCGCCTGATTCCCGATCCGTCCGCGGCTCTCGCGACGGTCGCCGGTCGTCCCGTGCTGTACGGCGAGCCCGTCATCGACCGCGGCCTCGACGAGTGGGCGCGCGAGTGGATCTCGCAGGACCTCGATCACGTCGACTTCGGCATCACCGTCACCAGCGGCGCGGTCGATGCGGTCGAGCGTCTGCTCGCGCAGGCGCTCATGCGCGACGACGCCGTCGCGCTGGAGGACCCCTGCTTCCTGGCCAGCATCCACACGGTCCGCCTGGGCGGCTATCGTGCCGTTCCCGTGCCCGTCGACGATCAGGGGATGACGGTCGACGGTCTTCGCGCCGCACTGGACGCCGGCGTCCGGGCCGTGATCTGCACCCCCCGCGCGCAGAACCCGACCGGGGCGAGCCTCACCGCCACCCGGGCCGCGGAGCTCCGCGCCGTGCTCGTCGACCACCCGTACGTCCTGATCATCGAAGACGATCACTTCTCGATGCTGTCGCAGCGCCCGTACGAGTCGCTGATCGGCCCCGAGCATCGCCGCTACGCGCTCGTGCGCTCCGTGTCGAAATTCCTCGGACCCGACATGTGCCTCGCCATCGCGGCCACGGATGCCGCCACGGCCGAGCGGCTCGCGATGAGGTTGAGCCCGGGCACCACCTGGGTCAGCCATCTGCTGCAGCGTCTCACGCTCACGCAGCTCACCGACGATTCGGTGCTCTCACGGATCGCCGACGCTCGCGAGCACTACGCCGCGCGGAACGCGGCCTTCGCATCGCGTCTGCGCGAACAGGGCCTCGACTCCCCCGTCACCGACGGGCTGAGCCTGTGGATCGAGTTGCCGAAGCCCGCGCGCCTCGTCGCCGAGAGGCTCATGCGCCGTGGGTGGCTGGCACGCACCGGCGACGACTTCGCCCTCGATGAGCGCGCCGATCCCTCGCGCCACCTGCGTCTCACGGTGCACGACCTGTCCGAAGAGGATGCGGAGACGCTCGTCGCCGACCTCGTCTCGGCCGCACGATGACCCACCGCACGATGACCCACCGCCGCGGGAGCACTCCCGCCCTGAATGAAAGGATCGGGGAATGAAGGTCCTCTCCATCCAGTCCGCCGTCGCGTACGGACATGTCGGAAACTCCGCCGCGGTCTTCCCGTTGCAGCGCATCGGTGTCGAGGTTCTTCCGGTCTACACCGTGAACTTCTCGAACCACACCGGGTACGGCGCCTGGCGCGGCCCGATGATCGATCCGAACGACGTGCGCGAGGTCCTCACGGGCATCGAGGAGCGCGGCGTGTTCGGTGAGATCGACGCCGTGCTCAGCGGCTACCAGGGCGGCGAGGGCATCGGAGACGTGATCATCGACGCCGTCGTCCGCGTCAAGGCCGCGAACCCTGACGCGGTCTACGCGTGCGACCCGGTGATGGGCAACGCCAAGTCGGGATGCTTCGTCGCACCGGCGATCCCGATCCTGCTGCGTGAGAAGGTCGTGCCCGCAGCCGACATCATCACCCCGAACCAGTTCGAACTCGGCTTCCTCACCGGGACCGAGCCTGACACGCTGGAGTCCACGCTGGCCTCGGTCGACCTGGCGATGGCCATGGGACCCCGCACCGTGCTCGTCACGAGCGTCGAGCGCCCGGACCGCGAAGAGGGCACGATCGAGATGCTCGTCGCCGACTCGGCGGGTGCCTGGATCGTGCAGACGCCTCGCCTCCCGATGAAGGCCAACGGCTCGGGCGACGTCACGGCAGCGCTCTTCACCGCGCACTACGTCGAGACGGGCGACGCCAATACGGCGCTCGAACGCACCGCATCCAGCGTGTTCGACCTGCTCGCCGCGACTCTCGAGTCCGGTGCGCGCGAACTGCAGCTCGTGGAGGCGCAGGAGTTCTACGCGAACCCGCGGATGCAGTTCACCGCACGCCAGGTGCGCTGAACCGCCGCTCTACGGCGTCGGCCAGGCGTTCGCCACAGCTTCTCGCACTTCGCCGAGCAGCTGAGGCAGCGCCTTGGTCTTCGCGATGATCGGGAAGAAATTGGCGTCCGACGTCCACCGCGGCACGATGTGCTGGTGCAGGTGGCCGTCGACGCCGGCACCGGCGACGGCACCCTGATTCATCCCGAGGTTGAAGCCGTCGCACCGCGAGACCTCGCGGAGGACCCTCATGCCGATCTGGGTCAGCGCCCCGATCTCGGCGACCTCCTCGGGCGTGGCCTGGTCGTACGTGCCGATGTGGCGGTACGGGCAGACCAGAAGGTGTCCGGAGTTGTACGGGAACAGGTTGAGCAGTACGTAGGCCGTCTCACCCCGCGCGACGATCAGCCGTTCGGCATCCGGGAACTTCGGAGCCTCGCAGAACGGGCACTCCTCGCGCAACGGCTCGGGGCCCGCCTGGATGTACGCCATCCGGTGCGGGGTCCACAGCCGCTGGAACTCGTCGGGGACGCCGGCGAACTCACCGGCGTCCTCCCACGGCTCCGAGGGCGTCACGCCAGATCCCCTGCTGTCTGCACGAGCGTGTGCGCATCGATCGCGGCACGGATGCGCGACACGGCATCGGCGATCGGCACGCCGTTCTCCTGCGTTCCGTCGCGGTAGCGGAACGAGACGGTGCCCGCATCGCGGTCCTTCTCGCCCGCGATCAGCAGCAGCGGGACCTTGCCTGTCGTGTGCGTGCGGATCTTCTTCTGCATCCGGTCGTCGGACGTGTCGAGCTCG contains the following coding sequences:
- a CDS encoding DUF3375 domain-containing protein, which translates into the protein MTGSRAEAAYSRAVAAFSTPTLDLLHGRFAPFVVAALTILFTADRASVPIADAHAELAEVMDELRAAGDEDDRRIPSGSGRDVCRNWVRLGWLVQQIDDEVEVYRLSAHAVEALEISGRTGGGRTRVSNSRVRTLLDAVEHLSDSAEADPVRRLARLHAERDLLDAEISRVEESGRADPLDDDELLEEAENVLHLARELPADFTRVAESLKAMQRDVVAHLRRDERPTGEVLREYLQRAQDVMQSTAEGRAFAGALRLIGDPDRIDALTEQLSGLLSQPFARLLDSSQRAELDAVGRRVELGVEEVLAAQRRASHVITGQVKTHDPLRDRQIDDLLRDVIAGLHGWSGTAAHVDPVRSMPLIDLGHLRQTTSDIRPPRAPAPLTDADDVDFVDHDTRAWGGPRYAELEEYVAGLDEEFDLAEAFRHIPDATRRPVDLLGLLELAHRNGLTEGDGISTVEALRPDGTTRRFAFGSVIARSTKEDADD
- the pdxT gene encoding pyridoxal 5'-phosphate synthase glutaminase subunit PdxT; amino-acid sequence: MAGNPRVGVLALQGDVREHAALLRGLGAEVALVRRPEELAAVDGLVIPGGESSVIDKLSRAFGMQQPIRAAIAAGLPVYGTCAGLILLADEVLDGIEGQQSFGGMDIAVRRNAFGRQTESFETELDVPVLGQQPVRATFIRAPIVERTGAPVEVLATLPDGGIVAVEQGRLLGTSFHPEVDGETRFHARFLAHVSDHVRSA
- the pdxS gene encoding pyridoxal 5'-phosphate synthase lyase subunit PdxS, with translation MTEQPTTGSSRVKRGLAEMLKGGVIMDVVTADQAKIAEDAGAVAVMALERVPADIRAQGGVSRMSDPDMIDSIIDAVSIPVMAKARIGHFVEAQVLQELGVDYIDESEVLSPADYVNHIDKFGFTVPFVCGATNLGEALRRINEGAAMIRSKGEAGTGDVSEAMKHIRKIRGEIAALTALPKDELFVAAKELQAPYELVAEIAETGTLPVVLFVAGGVATPADAAMMMQLGADGVFVGSGIFKSGNPAERAKAIVKATTFFDDAKVIAEVSRGLGEAMVGINVSDLPAPHRLAERGW
- a CDS encoding aminotransferase class I/II-fold pyridoxal phosphate-dependent enzyme is translated as MSDQITGTTAADISDSVRDLRDRGVLRPGSALPPVRELATTLGVNRNTAVAAYRQLAQAGIVISRGRAGTVITGHESVAQEGYASDTVLRDVGTGNPDPRLIPDPSAALATVAGRPVLYGEPVIDRGLDEWAREWISQDLDHVDFGITVTSGAVDAVERLLAQALMRDDAVALEDPCFLASIHTVRLGGYRAVPVPVDDQGMTVDGLRAALDAGVRAVICTPRAQNPTGASLTATRAAELRAVLVDHPYVLIIEDDHFSMLSQRPYESLIGPEHRRYALVRSVSKFLGPDMCLAIAATDAATAERLAMRLSPGTTWVSHLLQRLTLTQLTDDSVLSRIADAREHYAARNAAFASRLREQGLDSPVTDGLSLWIELPKPARLVAERLMRRGWLARTGDDFALDERADPSRHLRLTVHDLSEEDAETLVADLVSAAR
- the pdxY gene encoding pyridoxal kinase PdxY; translated protein: MKVLSIQSAVAYGHVGNSAAVFPLQRIGVEVLPVYTVNFSNHTGYGAWRGPMIDPNDVREVLTGIEERGVFGEIDAVLSGYQGGEGIGDVIIDAVVRVKAANPDAVYACDPVMGNAKSGCFVAPAIPILLREKVVPAADIITPNQFELGFLTGTEPDTLESTLASVDLAMAMGPRTVLVTSVERPDREEGTIEMLVADSAGAWIVQTPRLPMKANGSGDVTAALFTAHYVETGDANTALERTASSVFDLLAATLESGARELQLVEAQEFYANPRMQFTARQVR
- a CDS encoding HIT family protein, whose amino-acid sequence is MTPSEPWEDAGEFAGVPDEFQRLWTPHRMAYIQAGPEPLREECPFCEAPKFPDAERLIVARGETAYVLLNLFPYNSGHLLVCPYRHIGTYDQATPEEVAEIGALTQIGMRVLREVSRCDGFNLGMNQGAVAGAGVDGHLHQHIVPRWTSDANFFPIIAKTKALPQLLGEVREAVANAWPTP